TGCCCATCGTGTACCTGGTGGACTCGGCCGGCGTGAACCTGCCGTACCAGGGCGGCGTCTTCCCCGGGCAGTACGGCGCGTCGCGCATCTTCTACTACAACTCCATCATGCGGCGCTACCTGAAGGTGCCGCAGATCGCCGCCGTGATGGGGCCGTGCATCGCCGGGGGCGCGTACCTGCCCGCGCTCTCCGACTCCATCCTGATGGTGGAGGGCACGTCGTTCATGGGTCTCGGCGGGCCGAACCTCGTCAAAGGGGCCACGGGCGAGACGGCCGACGGCGAGACGCTGGGCGGCGCGTACACGCACAACGCCATCTCCGGCGTGGCGCACTACCGCGTGCAGGACGACCGCGCGTGCATCGCCAAGATCCGCGAGCTGGTGAAGATGCTGCCGCGCGTGCCCACCGCGCTGCCCATCAGCGAGCCGGTGCCGCCCGCGAGGCCCGAGGCGGACCTGTACCGCATCCTCCCCGCGGAGCACAAGCAGCCGTACGACATGCGCGAGGTGCTGCGCTGCATCCTGGACGGCGGCGCGCTGGACGAGTTCCAGGCGGACTACGCGCCGGAGATGATCTGCGGCCACGCGCGGGTGTGCGGCATCCCCGTGGGCGTGATCGCGAATGCGCGCGGGATGCTCAAGGACCCGCACGGCGGCCGGCCCAAGTTCGGCGGCATCGTCTACGCGGACAGCGCGGACAAGGTCGCGTTCTTCATCGAGACGCTGAGCCGCCACGGCACGCCCATCCTCTTCCTGCAGGACGTGTCGGGCTTCATGGTGGGCACCGACGCCGAGCACTCGGGCATCATCCGCGCCGGCGCGCGCTTCGTGGAGGCGATGGCGACGGCCACGGTGCCCAAGCTGGTGCTCACGCTCAACCACGCGTCGGGCGCGGGGTACTACGCCATGGCGGGGCAGGGCTTCGAGCCGGACTTCATCTTCAGCTGGCCCACGGGCCGCATGGCGGTGATGGAGGGCGACTCGGCCGTGATGGCGCTCTTCAGCGCGCAGCTCGACGCGCTGAAGAAGCAGGGCAAGCAGCCCGACGAGGAGATGCAGGCCAAGATGGCCGACGTGCGCGCCGAGTACGAGCGCCAGCTCGATGCCAAGTACGCCGGCGCCCGCGGCTTCGTGGA
This window of the Longimicrobiaceae bacterium genome carries:
- a CDS encoding acyl-CoA carboxylase subunit beta, whose protein sequence is MTAGTAAPAAPPTGRMETLTRELAELEAKLRQGGGPKRIEKQHAEGKLTARERIGLLVDPRTRFQEVGLLIAHDRYEGQAPAAGVVTGFGTIAGREVVIVANDATVKAGSWWPETITKMLRAQEIAMRCRVPIVYLVDSAGVNLPYQGGVFPGQYGASRIFYYNSIMRRYLKVPQIAAVMGPCIAGGAYLPALSDSILMVEGTSFMGLGGPNLVKGATGETADGETLGGAYTHNAISGVAHYRVQDDRACIAKIRELVKMLPRVPTALPISEPVPPARPEADLYRILPAEHKQPYDMREVLRCILDGGALDEFQADYAPEMICGHARVCGIPVGVIANARGMLKDPHGGRPKFGGIVYADSADKVAFFIETLSRHGTPILFLQDVSGFMVGTDAEHSGIIRAGARFVEAMATATVPKLVLTLNHASGAGYYAMAGQGFEPDFIFSWPTGRMAVMEGDSAVMALFSAQLDALKKQGKQPDEEMQAKMADVRAEYERQLDAKYAGARGFVDAVIAPDETRAALSLALRTSLNNPGPHLGAFVLPPNL